GCTCCGGCAGACACATCTGCCTGAATAGCCAATACCTTTACACCGTATTTCCGTTCCAGCTCTTCCCGGGCATCCTCGAGCTTCTTCCCGTTCCGTCCGGTAACGACGAGATTGGCTCCTTCTTTCGCAAAGGCTGTTGCGATTCCATAGCCGATCGAGCCACATCTCCCGTCACTTAAGACCGCACGTCCTCCGCCTGTCACAATGATCGTTTTTCCGTCAAGCTGTCCCATAACAGCACCTCCTATTCCGTTGCTTTCCAAACCATGCCATACTCCCACTCTGATGTCTGCGCATCCATATACTCTGCCTCAATCAGAAATCCTCTGTTACTGTAAAAGTCAATCGCCGATGTGTTTCTCCTGTAAACTCTCAGCTTCAGTCTTTTTCTGTCTTTTTGAACAGTTCGAAGCAATTCACTGCCAATTCCTTTTGCTCTTGCCGTCTTATCTACAAAAATACCGGCAATATAATCTCCGGTCATTCCGATAAAACCATCAACCACCTGCCCGTTTTCCGATACCCAGACTTCCGCCCCCGGAATCATTTTCTTAACTGCGTCATAATTGTCCAGCCAATATTCAGACGCAATAAAAGTGTGCGCTTCCAGGTTCGCATTGAGCCAAATCGACATAACAGCGTCTACATCGTCATCCCTGAATCTCCGAATCATTGATCCTCTCCATGTGATTTGTCAGAATTTTGGATTAAGTGACAGCCCTATTATAACAGACCTCTACCCATGCCATCAACATCATTATCTTTCTTTCGGATGGCAGTACTTTCAAGTTTGTTGTCCCTTTCTAATTTTGCTGTACGCCCTTCTTTTCTCTGTAATCCCGGACAAACAGAGAAGACAGGATTGTCAGCGCCTCAATGTCCAGATGCAGCAATGCCCCGATTTTCTTCAGATCCTGAGCCGCTACGCTGCCATAATTGCCAATCCCCGCATTGTTGATCCATGTCTCTGTCTCATAACCTTTCAATCCCTCATAGAACCGATACACATTT
The sequence above is a segment of the Lachnospiraceae bacterium JLR.KK008 genome. Coding sequences within it:
- a CDS encoding GNAT family N-acetyltransferase; the protein is MIRRFRDDDVDAVMSIWLNANLEAHTFIASEYWLDNYDAVKKMIPGAEVWVSENGQVVDGFIGMTGDYIAGIFVDKTARAKGIGSELLRTVQKDRKRLKLRVYRRNTSAIDFYSNRGFLIEAEYMDAQTSEWEYGMVWKATE